The proteins below come from a single Zhouia spongiae genomic window:
- the hisG gene encoding ATP phosphoribosyltransferase: MTKLKVAIQKSGRLNEDSLKILKDCGISVDNGRDQLKANARNFPLEVLYLRNGDIPQYLRDGVVDIAILGENTLVEKGNDLEIIEKLGFSKCRVSIAVPKSENYNSIEDLEGKRVATSYPNTVQEYFENKGVNIDLHIINGSVEIAPNIGLADAVCDIVSSGSTLFKNNLREVEIMLRSEAVITKAPDLSEEKQAILDKLQFRIKSVLRARESRYVLLNAPNDKIDEIIQLLPGMKSPTVLPLAEEGWSSIHTVMNKDKFWEIIDELKEVGAEGILVCPIEKMVL; encoded by the coding sequence ATGACTAAACTAAAAGTAGCAATTCAAAAATCAGGCAGACTTAATGAAGATTCATTAAAGATTCTTAAAGATTGCGGTATTTCAGTAGACAACGGACGAGACCAGCTGAAAGCAAACGCAAGAAACTTCCCGCTAGAGGTATTGTATTTAAGAAATGGAGACATCCCTCAATATCTAAGAGATGGCGTTGTAGATATCGCCATTCTTGGAGAGAATACACTTGTTGAAAAGGGAAATGACCTTGAGATCATTGAAAAACTGGGCTTTTCGAAATGTCGTGTATCGATTGCAGTTCCCAAGAGCGAAAATTATAACAGTATTGAAGATCTGGAGGGAAAGCGGGTAGCAACTTCTTATCCAAATACGGTACAGGAATATTTTGAGAACAAGGGGGTTAACATAGATTTACATATCATTAATGGTTCTGTAGAGATTGCGCCGAATATAGGACTTGCGGATGCTGTATGTGACATAGTGTCCAGCGGAAGTACACTTTTTAAGAATAACCTGAGGGAAGTGGAGATTATGCTCAGAAGTGAAGCGGTAATTACTAAGGCTCCTGATCTTTCTGAGGAAAAACAGGCTATTTTGGACAAGCTTCAGTTTAGGATCAAATCTGTTTTACGTGCCCGGGAATCCCGTTATGTATTACTGAATGCTCCGAATGATAAAATTGATGAGATTATTCAGCTGTTACCGGGAATGAAAAGCCCTACCGTACTTCCTTTGGCTGAAGAGGGGTGGAGTTCCATTCATACAGTAATGAACAAAGACAAGTTCTGGGAGATCATTGATGAACTAAAAGAAGTAGGTGCTGAAGGTATTTTGGTTTGTCCTATCGAAAAAATGGTATTATAA